In the genome of Ziziphus jujuba cultivar Dongzao chromosome 10, ASM3175591v1, the window aTAGTCAAACGTATCGAACACTGAAAGCTAATATAAGACACTAACGATAACATACTAACAGAACCCAAGTCAGACATTCAGAATCCAAAGTATACACGAAATTATGATGTGAAACCACAGGGATAGAAATATAAACGCAATGAAAAACACCATCAACAATGCAGAAACTTGCCTTTAAGAACGTTAAAATAGTATGCAGAAAAGTAAAAGAGGAAAACGAGATTCGATATTCGACTTACCTCCATGGAAAGAGCTCGAAATGTCAAAAACCCACGTGAGAGATGTAACCTGGGTAAATGGGTTTTCATGTTATGCTTCCATTTACATCTATTACCAACCATTTGATGATGAAGCACATCGAAACTAAAGAAAACAAAGTACATAAAAACAGTGCGAGATAGGGAAAGAAAGATTACCTTGTTGGTTTAGCAGAGTTTATCAGCCTTCATGGGGTGTAGAAAAAGGTGAATTTACGGGGCTGAATAGAGAGAAGAAAGGcagagaaaaataagaaaaatcagCGCGTTttgcaaaaaaccaaaaaaaaaaaaaaaaaaattgcatatagaGCGAGCGACCGAAAGTAGCGTCTTATGTCTTACAAGTGTTTAGTACAAGCAGAAGGCACATAGAGAGACCATATACAATAAGATTCAAAACCCATAAAgagcaaatattaaaattggagGACTTCAACAAATTAGGTAGTATCTATTACGTAATTgtgttttacaaaatattttttttgcaacACATACAAACAAATTCACAATTTATGCTTTTagtgtttattattttacatgCTATAACTTTGAAGAGAATGTATATCAAAGAATGAGAACAAAAATGTTGAAAAAttacttcttttatatatatatatatatatatatatatatatatttattattattattattattattttttaatctgttAAAAATAATACTACTAATGTAGTACTGCGTCAGTTTCcatctatttctttttatgcATTTCATAAACTAgtataaacaataaatatatactaGCTGTAATTTGAGACACTGAATCAAATATATTCAAACTCAACTGCACATATTATGGAAATTAGGCTGCCAAATAAAATTGATCTCGTTTCAATAAGATGGAATTGTGCTTATTTGTTAATCTAAATTCAATAATACTAAAGTGATcaaattattcattaaatttgtttatcaaatatcatttgataaatgttGTTTATAAAGAATTTGGCACTTGTTATATTACTTATCAAAATTATAAGGCTTAACTATTATTTAAATAGAGTGAGTTTTATGGATAGATGAAGGTACCGGTAGAGATAATATGATTGGTACAAATACACATGTTTAGTACAAAACAAGTTGTTATATACATTATGTAGTTATAAAGAAAGGTTACTTATAATTAGTGGGAAAAAAAGAGAGGAGAAAATGCGAGCATCCAAAGTCTTATTCCACCGTTTCCATgcttatagttttatttatttttctttgctttttattGGATTGTAAAGATAAGTCTATCAGGGTAATGAAGGTGAGtataatatgttattgatcAAAACTCAAAATTGTGTATTTGTGTCAAATGTCTATATGGCTAAGTCtgcaaacaaaaaagaaaaagaaagcaaaacccaaaaaacaaaaaaaaaaaagaaaaaaaaaagaaaaaaaagaaaagaaaaactaatgaTGAATATTTTACCATTACACAATGCGACCAATATTAAAGTAGTCCAACCAATTAGAATCGATCTTGTCTTTGTATTTCTGTAGTTTGAGAACAGCATGTATTTGTCGCTTTTCAATGCAATATTGCAGatgttttgtttcctttttattttaattatacatAAATGGTATATTAAAAGAACAGAGTGAATGGTAAAAATCAAATGCTTAAGACAGCcaacaaaataatcaaatatgttTAATTCATTTACATTCACAATTCCCATATCACATAAATGTGCTGCAAAAAAtacaaatccttttttttttttttataatttaaaaaatgttggaAGGACATAAGTTTCCTTATTTTCATAGTTAAAATTGAAATCCTTTACCAACTCATTTATCCATTTGAATGTATAccaatatattttcattataataaaGTAATTTAGGAGAAAATACTTAGTTATATCTCAAATTCAAAATCCGTAATAACAACAAAtagagaatttttatttttattattttaacttaatttatgTTCCAAATACAAGTTAAGGTAACtatgtttttaattgtttttggtGTGGAAGTAATGAAAAAGAGTATCTCCttacatttatacatataattatttaGGGAAGAAAAtgtttatatgtaaaatttctAGATCTTAGAGTATTATTAacaaggttttttattttttttttaaatctttttttgggttatttcaTAAAGCAAAAAGCCATTCATCCCAATTCAATAAATTTACTCTTGGGTTGACAGCATTAAGGTTCTACCACATTGCCGAGTTAGGTCCAACTCTGCCACATGGCATAGCCCATATGGTGCTAGTCAACCGTAAGTCGTCACGGATGGACTGTTTGTCGCCTATCTATCTATCTTCTACCATCAGTTGTTGGGCCCAAGACCCGAGTATTCTCTGACCCGAAGTGTCCCATTCTAAAAAGGGTTACCGGGTTAAAACATATGCTTGTATAGCTTGAATGTATAGCAGTAACGTTATGAACTGTCAGCGGGTCACCCCGATATGAGCTCCAGGCTATCGGGGTCAACGCCCTCCAAAATATATGAAACAAATGAAGTCTTatcaattcttttattttattttatttttttggttttttaattcgGATTCGTGCCTCGTACTTAGCCTCTTGATCAgaagaatattttaattaatgatttataagagtttacataaatttatttgaatatagtAATGCAAGTATTAAGTTTGAGGGTTACGGACTTCCAGCTTCAAAAGTTTGATTAGGCTGTgtattattttggattttaaatatatatatatttatatatagtgaAGTTACGATGCGGATTGTATCAtagtcaatattttttaaaaaataatatcggTTTTACTAttacatacataaaataaaatcaatattttttttttaaaaatattatttttgatgtAAGTCTATATACAGATGAACTGTATCataaaattactttatatatatatatatatatatacatacacatataatgAGTGTCTGTGTGTGTGATAGCCTTTGTTTTTTAGATAGAAAACGAATCGAAAGTGTATGATAAAATTGTGCTTAAGAAGGAGCGATTTGGATTTAGTTTCATGCATTCTTTTGGAGATTCTTTCTGAGGGTATGTCTAATTTGGAATACTCTACTATGAATCCATAGTAATTTATTGTACGCTTAACTTCATACATTATGTTATTGCATTTTGCTTGGTTGCTGGGAATTAAACCggtaaaaaggaaaggaaaatggAAGTTTCAGAATCCTTCGCTTTGGcttcttttaatttaaataaaaataaaaataaaaataaaaaaaaaggaaaaggaaaggagCAATGGACTTCAAATGATATGGATTTTACTACCTACCACTTGAGCTGCTACAATACAGAATCTAAGATTCAAAGCTTTCTACTTTCTCACACTTTCTGAGCAACAAAACAGGGGATTATTGTATACAGATATTTATTATGACAATAATTACATTAATCTTAATCTCCAAATTCAGTTATTTAGTGACAATCTCTAAGAAACGATTTTTGACTAGGTTGAAAATTTGAGCAAAGAGAGAAAACTGACATTGAATTAGCAGAGAGCTTCTACAACATGCGAAGGTTATGCTTTTCAAAATGTAGACCGAGTATGATAAAACAATTTGAAGATGCTGGAGGGCCATCTTCaatttaaaggaaagaaaatatgCCAGTTAAGCttcaatttaaagaaaataaaataaaatgaaattgaggtgcaaaaaaatttaacttcAACAATGAGCAAAAGAATCCTGACGGATTTTTTAATGTcttatgaataaaaatttttaaaacaaaataattagaacaataaataattgtttttttatctaGCAAAACTAGAAAACTGAAGAGAAACTAAAAGGAGTAAGAGAAACTAAAAAGAGTTGTGGATTAAACCTTGAGGCTATCAAGAGATTTGAGACTTGACTTCCATGTTTCTCTAGAGCATCCATGTTCAAGTCACATTCTTTGTAAAAATAATCTATTCTATAAACTACACTATTAGATAACTAACCATAAAAAagatcttttaaatttaaacacaatctattaaatttaatttttatcatacaTATAACTTGTTAAAAaactcaattataaaatttattttaaaataaaaaattaaaatcaaaataatcaatacaaaattatatttaattaatgtttaataatataaagaaaataattatatttacaaaattaaatattaaatagataaattaaaatattatatataagaaaataataatgagtAATATGAACAACAAGTTATAATGTTTAATCAGtataataaaacatattttttttatgtgttaacAGGTTCATGTTTCACTGTCAACAACTCGATAACTAACAACCATTTCATCATATTAAGGCAAACCTCAACACTGGTGAATTCATATGTCTATATACCTTTTGCTTTGTTTccatttatttgttgaaaattgcTTAGAGAGCGAGCGACCGAAAGTAGCGTCTTATGTTTTACAAGTGCTTAGTACAAGAAGAAGGCACATAGAGAGACCATATACAACAAGATTCAAAACCCATAAAAAGCAAATACTAAAATTAGACGACTTTAGAAAATTAGGTAGTATGTATTATGTAATTGTGTTTTACAAAACATTATTTTACAGCACATACAAACAAATTCACAATTTATGcttttagttaattattttatatgttatacTTTGAAGAGAACGCATTTCaaagaatgagaaaaaaaatgttgaaaagttactgctttttttatattatatatatatatatatattttttttttcatttttttctaatctATTAAAAACAGAACTAGTGGTATAGCATTACTTCCCTTTCCATTTATTTCTTGTTatgcattttttaaatagaaacaataaaTAGATACTAgctgaaaattgaaaattgtttcTTTCTCATATACTttaataatagattttttatttacacgttTTATAATTTGAAGACAAGGAATCAAATATATGCAAACTCAACTGCACAAGTTACTGAAATTAGGctaccaaataaaatttatctcaTTTCAATAACATGCAATCGTACAAACTTGttaatctaaatttaataacacTAGAGTGATTGAATTGTTCaccaaattttttatgaaatattatttaatatatgtttttaataaataaattgctaCTTGCAAcattatttatctatattattGGGCTTAACTATTATTTAAAGAGAGTTTTAGGGATAGATTAAGGTATTGGTAGAGATATGGTATGGTTAGTACAAATACACATGTTTAATACAAAATTGACAAGCACtacagaaaaacaaatatatgatccagacaaaataataaaaggaaaaaaagtgtacctttttttttttttaaagattttaaaagaaaaggtAGAAAAACAAGATGGTGTATACATTATagaaaaatgtttaattatacttagtgggtaaaaaaaaaaaaaaaaatgtgagcaGCCAAAAGCTTATTCCACTATTTCCAAGCTTATAGttccatttatttttctatgctTTTATTGGATTGTAAAGATTAGTCTCTCAGGGCAACGAAGGTGAGTAGAATATGTTATTGCGCAAAAATCAAGATTGTGTGTTTGTGTCAAATGTCTATAGCTAAGCCTgcaaactaaaaagaaaaataaaaagtaaaaaagagaaaaactaaTGATGAATATTTTAGCATTATGCGATGCGAGCAGTATTAAAGTTGTCGAACAAAATGGGATTGATTTGTCTTTGTATTTCAGTAGTTTAAGAACAGCATCTATGTGTCGCTTTTCAATGCAAGATTGCAGATTTTTcgtttcctttttattttaattatacaaAAATAGTATATTAAAAGAACAGAAGAAGAAAGTTGGGAGTGGATGGGTAAAGTTAAATGCTTAATACAGCCCACAGAATAATCAAACATGTTTAGTTCATTTACATTCACAATTCACGTATCATATAAATGTGCTGTAAAAAGtacaaatatctttttttttttttttttttttttttgggagaattcAAAAGAGATTGGAAGCGTAGAGGTTCCCTTACCATCTTGGTTAAAGTCGAAGTCTTTTATCATCCTTTTTATTTACTTGAATTGTTTACGTGTTTTCACTCTAACAatgttgaaaaggaaaaaaaaaaaaaaaaaaacttagaaaaaatttgtttaaagttgtgtttgaaattttaaaatcctaactaacaaaaaatagagtacttttattttaattattttaacatataaaatagtattatatttatataaataaaaatattttagaatttttaattttttgaaaaaaataacagGTTAGAATtgtctctttctttcttgttcGTATTTTATGTTCCAAATACAAGGTACGGTAAGGTAAGTATTTCTTTAGATTTTAAGTAGTAAACTCCAATTAACATGAATTTAATGTAGCAGATAGACCAAgaataaattttactatttattaatattagtaGTGGGATACTATTAGATAtacattttgaatttcaaatttaaGAGTTTAGCATGTATGTTTTCTATGACTATTTTTATGACAAAACTTTCAATTCTGCTATTTgttatcaattaaaatatatttatatatattttttgataaataaaatatatttatatcaatatttatttttgccccgaaaaaaaaaaaaatctattttattgtGCCACCGTGCCGGTCGACCGTAAACGTCAGGGATCGAATGTGCATTGTCAGCTCTCCATCATAAATTGCTGGGCCCCCAAGACCCGAGTATTTTTTGACCCGAATTGTGAAATTCAAATGGGTTGTCGGGTTAAAACATATCCTTGAAGTAACGGTAAGAAAAGTCAGCAGGTCACCGCGATATTAGCTTCAGATTCTCGGAGTCAACGCcctccaaaaatattaaacgcataaaaatcttttcaaattaccgtttaaattgtttgatttttcattGAGATTCGTGCTTCACACTTCGTAGCCTCTTGATCAGaagcaaagaaattaaaatattttttaattaatgactGATAAGAATTTACGTAAATTTGTTTGAATATTATAATGCAAATATTAAGCTTAAGGATTACGAACTTCCAGCTTGAAAAGTTTGATTGGGATGTGTATCAGATTGGACTTTAAATAAAGTATTTGTGAAGTTCTTTTGTGATAGTCTTTATTCTTTTGGGTGGAAGACAATTTCAAGTACTTGTCAATATTCTGCCAAGGAAGAACAATTTGGATTCAGTTTCATGCGTGCTTTTGGAGATTCTTTATGAGGGTATGTCTAATTTAGATTGCTTTTTATgaatctttaattatttattttgcgcTTAActtcatacattttttttactGAATTCTGTTTGGTTGCTGGAAGTTACACTGGGAAAAAGAAAGGGGAAATGGAAGTTTCTGAATCTTAATATGTTTTGGCTTCTTttgcattggaaaaaaaaaaaaaaaaaagggggaaaaaaaaggtgCGGTCGAAGTCAAATAGTTTGGATTTTACTACCATTTGAGCCGCTATTATACAGAATCTAAGATTCAAAACTTTCTGCTTTCACACACTTTCTGAACAACCAAACAGAGGatcattatatatttctttccaGTATGATAACAACTACATTAATCTTTATTTCTAAATTCTGTTATTCATTGACAATATCTAAGGATTGAATTTTGACTAGGTTGAAAATTTGAGCTAAGAGAGAACACAATTGACATTGAATTGGAAGAGAGTGGTCTACAAGGATGGGAAGGTTATGCTTTTCAAAATGTAGACCAAGTAGGGTAATGGGTTGGCTTCAGATTGTATTTGGAGGCCTTGTTATAATTGTTAGCATGTCCAGCCTCTTTAGGTTCTACAATGCTGGGTTTTTCTTGCACAATGAAGAAATCTGTAGACATTTTTATGGTGTGAAGAATGTATATGAGGGGTTTGACATAATAGCATTGCAAGATCGAGTTGGGGAAGTGCTAAATAGATTGGAAAATTTACAAGATAAGCTCGAGTTGACAGTGCAAAAATtggaaaagaacaaagagatctTGGATAAAACTAACATCACAAAATTGGAGTACAAGAAATATCTTGAGGAAGAGGTAATTAGGCCTCTTTATAGTGCTCATATTGCTCTTAGACAGGTTAGGCTACCTCGTTTGGAAGGAATTCGAAACTCGACGATGAAGGAGGAACCTTTGATCAATACCTTCGTGATCGAAGAGATTCGAAAGTATATAACCCCAAAAGAGAACAGGGTTGGGAAGGTCAACATATATGGAACAGAGAGGATATACAACACAATTGGACATGCTTGTGTTTTGTATAAGAAAGAATTGGAAGAGTACATGGACTATGACATTGGTTCTTATTGTGAAGATGATTGGAACGTGGCTCAGAAGCTGATGCTTAGTGGCTGCGATCCTTTGCCTCGAAGACGGTGCTTGACAAGGGCATCAAAGGTCTATCAGAAACCATACCCCATCAATGAGTCTCTATGGAAGTTGCCAGATGATAGAAATGTGAGGTGGGGAAATTATCAATGCAGAAACTTTCAGTGCTTATCGAGCAAAAACCCCAAGAGGGGCTATTCCAAATGCTCTGGTTGTTTTGAAATGGAGAAGGAAAAGCTTAAATGGGTTACTAATAGCTCACTTCCTATAGATTTCCTGATCAGCGACTTTTTAAAAATCAAGCCAGGGGAGATTCGAATCGGGTTGGATTGTGGAATAGGTACAGGGACATTTGCAGCAAGGATGAGAGAATTGAATGTAACAATTATCTCAACTGCTTTAAACCTTGGAGCTCCATTCAATGAGATGATTGCACTTAGAGGTTTGGTTCCTTTATATGTGGCATTGAACCAACGCTTACCTTTCTTTGATAACACAATGGACTTGATTCACACCGCTGGGTTCTTGGATGGCTGGATTGACTTGCAGTTGCTGGATTTCATTTTGTTTGATTGGGATAGAATTCTGAGGCCAGGTGGGTTCTTGTGGATTGACAGGTTCTTCTGTAATAGAAAAGATTTGGACGATTTCATGTACATGTTTCTGCAATTCAGATACAAGAAACATAAATGGGTTACTTCTCCAAAGTCCAAGGATGAGGTTTACTTTTCTGCATTGTTGGAGAAACCTCCAAGAGCTATATAATCAGATTATGATACTCATTTCCTTTGAAGCTACTTATCTCATAGATATCAGACAGAAAAGTGTTTAGAAGAACTAAATCATAATTGTGGTTTATAATCATTttgtaaccatttttttttttttcctgcataAATGTGAGACTCATCGTTCTTCTGAGCTAGTTTTCTCTGTTATAAATGTCAAAGATCTGGAGAGTTAATGTTacactttttttggttttctatctTACAATATTTTTCACATTGTATTAAAGAAACCATGTTGTCAAACCAGTGTAGCTTATATTGTACTAGATCGATATATGGGCCTCAAAGTGAACTTCAACCCAGCTCCAATTGGATCTCTTTGTGGGTCATATCACTCCAACGCATGCCCAGCCTGATCAAATCCACAACTCGTTGTCATTGTAGCTTTCATCATAAATCTCTTGGGCTTCGCGGCTTGAAACTTGAAGGGCtttgcatttgtttttgtttcattttttttttttttgtttttttactgaTAATTTTTGAATCTATTTAAAGAGACTACAGGGAGATTCTTTCTGTGATCTTACCCTTTTCCATGATTTTGGAAGATAATGTTTTCTGTGATCTTACCATTTTCAATGATTTTGGAAGATAATGTCCTCCAGAAGGCATTAATCAATAAAAGTTGAAAATGCATGCTGAAGATGATACAAGTTTACTGTATTTGATAAGTgtgatttatttttgcttaaaatgatagattttttcaatttttttaagcgTCAAAATTGTTTGGATGCTCCCTACATCTATCATAAATTAGAGAGAAACATTAAGTAATTAGCTTAATGAATGTTAGTTTTTTGTCCTCTAGGATAATCAATAAAGGCTTCAGCTGACAATTAAAAATCTTTTGGCATAAAAATAGCTAGTAcctttaatttggtttttctttttctttttttttttaatttttaaattttaaatttatttttttatattagtgaatttattgatttatgttTTGGCTTAATAATATCCTCActttttcatacctaaaatctTGGATTCAAATAAccttaatgatttaaaaaaaaaaaaaaatactgctATTCAAGAAAAGTTTAGATTTTCCATTTAAGATGAGAAACCCACTTAGAAGGTAAATGTAATTTTGTTTCTGATTGTCAAAGTAGGGAAATCCTAGCTATAAAATAGTAATATCTTCTCTTTGAATATGAGATATTTTCACAAAGAAAatagaatttgtttttttgggtcataACACAGAAAATAGATCAGATGCTTATTCAGAGAGTAAGGGTTAAAAAAGGAAGCAAGAGAAGAGAATCTCAACAAAGTTGGTCATGGCCTACAAAAAAGAGGAAGCATTGTATTATTCTCTCCTAAGGTCCTCAAAAGAATTCCAaatatctttgatttttttttcatgatccTTGTTATGGAAGCAGTGCCCCATAGGCAATTGTTTAATACATTTACTTTAATGACTATAAAAAGCTAAatataaagttccaaaaccctATATTGTTCAATAAAAGAACCTTTGTACGaactttatattataatatgtcAGAAAATACT includes:
- the LOC107411909 gene encoding probable methyltransferase At1g29790, whose translation is MGRLCFSKCRPSRVMGWLQIVFGGLVIIVSMSSLFRFYNAGFFLHNEEICRHFYGVKNVYEGFDIIALQDRVGEVLNRLENLQDKLELTVQKLEKNKEILDKTNITKLEYKKYLEEEVIRPLYSAHIALRQVRLPRLEGIRNSTMKEEPLINTFVIEEIRKYITPKENRVGKVNIYGTERIYNTIGHACVLYKKELEEYMDYDIGSYCEDDWNVAQKLMLSGCDPLPRRRCLTRASKVYQKPYPINESLWKLPDDRNVRWGNYQCRNFQCLSSKNPKRGYSKCSGCFEMEKEKLKWVTNSSLPIDFLISDFLKIKPGEIRIGLDCGIGTGTFAARMRELNVTIISTALNLGAPFNEMIALRGLVPLYVALNQRLPFFDNTMDLIHTAGFLDGWIDLQLLDFILFDWDRILRPGGFLWIDRFFCNRKDLDDFMYMFLQFRYKKHKWVTSPKSKDEVYFSALLEKPPRAI